The genomic DNA TTGCAGCTTTATCTACTCCCTTTTGGTGATTTTTCATAGCAAAGGAGTTTTTTGTAAATTCTAGCATTTCAATATCATTTTCGCCATCCCCACTGGTATAAACCTCTTCAGACGAAAAATTATTAAGTTCTTGTATAACTTTAATACCATATGCTTTTGAAACATCTTCTCTCATTATTTCAATAACATTTTTATGAGTTCTCACTGCTTTACATCCTTTTATTTTTCCTGCAAGTATTTTTTTAACTTCTTCTATTTCTGATTCTGCTAAGAAAAAATATAATAAGTTTAAATCTTCTGAGTTTAAAATATCATAATTCCCTTGTTCAAAATTATTGTGTGTTGAAGCATATTTTTTTAAAAAAGCATTACCATAAACCTCAGGTTGATCAACCTTTGAATAACTCATTCTTTTATCTTTTAAACAATATCCTAAAATATATTTTTCCTTTAGACTATTAAAAATATCTATTATTTCTTTTCTTGATTCCTTTGGAATTGATGCATTTGCAATTACTCCTTTACCATGTTCATATATAACAGCACCATTATTGCAAATCATATAATCATATGGTATTTTGGCTTTTTCTAGTACCGGTTGAATTTCATGTTCCATTCTTCCTGTAGCTATTGCAAATTTATTTCCCTCCTTAATTCAATTTTTAATAAACTCTAAATCTCTTGGGTCAATATAATCATTGTGTGTTAAATTAATTGTTCCATCATAATCTGAAAATCATCATTTCATAGTTTTATATTCCTTTCTTAATTATTATAAAATAAAAAAATAAAAATCTCACAAATGTGAGATTTTACTAACTTTCAATAAGCACTTTAATTCCAGGTCCCATAGTTGTTGAAATAGATATATTTTTAATATATGTTCCCTTTACAACTGCTGGTTTTGCTTTTTTTATTACATCTAAAATAGCTGTATAGTTTTTCATTAAATTATCTTCATTAAATGAAACTTTTCCTAATATTGAGTGAACATTTCCTTCTTTATCAGTTCTATATTCAACTTTACCTTTTTTAATTTCATCTAGTGCCTTTGCAATATCCATTGTTACTGTTCCTGTTTTAGGGTTAGGCATTAATCCTTTTGGTCCTAAGATTTTACCGATTTTACCTAATTCAGCCATCATTTCTGGTGTTGCAACAATAATATCAAAATCAAATCAATTTTCTTTTGCAATTTTTTGAATTAAATCTTCTGCTCCTACAAAATCTGCCTTTGCATCTTCAGCTTCTTTAATCTTTGTTTTTGTTAGAACTAAAACTTTTTGAGTTTTACCAGTTCCACCAGGCATTACAATAGCCCCTCTTATTTGTTGGTCTGCATGTCTTGGATCTACATTTAAGTTAAATGCAATTTCCACAGTTGAGTCAAATTTAGTAACTGAAGTTTCTTTTACTAATTTAATAGCTTCTACAATTGGGTATAGTTTAGTTTTATCAACTTTTTGGTTAACAGCTTTTAATTTTTTACTTAATTTTGCCATTATTACTTACCTTCTTTTTCTGGCATTCCAGTAACTTTAATACCCATGTTTCTTGCTGAACCTTCAATAATTCTCATTGCTGCATCAATTGTATTTGCATTTAAATCCACCATCTTATACTCAGCAATTTTTTTAACATCTTCTGCTGTAATAGTTGCAACAGTTTCAGTTCCTGATTTTGATGATCCTTTAGCAATTCCTGCAGCCTTTTTTAACATAAATGCTGCTGGAGTAGTTTTTAAAATGAAATCAAAAGATTTATCATCATAAGCTGTAATAACTACAGGTACTACTTCTCCAGCTCTATCTTTAGTGGCATCATTAAATTGTTGTGTGAATTGAGGCATGTTAATTCCAAGTGAAGCTAATTCTGCACCTGGTTTTGCTTGCATTGCCATAAATTCTAATTTTGCTATACGTGTGATTCTTTTTGCCACGAACAACACCTCCTGTTTTCGCTGTGGTCCTAACGTAATGATATGCATTTGCTTATCTTACTTCCACAATTAAAATCTGCCATAATTAATAATAACATAATTTAAAAGTAAAATAAATCTCTTTTTATTAAATAAGATTTATGGTTTCTATAACAATTTGTTCTAGTGGTACATCTTCATGGAAGCCATGTGTTGTTGTTTCACTATTACTAATTTCCAATGCAACTTTCAAACTTTCTTCATTAGATAACTTTCCAAACGATGCATATTGTCCATCTAGAAAACTTGCATCTCCTGTTACAATAAAAAATTGACTATTTGCACTATTCATATCATTTGTTCTTGCCATTGATAAAACTCCA from Spiroplasma endosymbiont of Cantharis nigra includes the following:
- the rplA gene encoding 50S ribosomal protein L1, producing MAKLSKKLKAVNQKVDKTKLYPIVEAIKLVKETSVTKFDSTVEIAFNLNVDPRHADQQIRGAIVMPGGTGKTQKVLVLTKTKIKEAEDAKADFVGAEDLIQKIAKENWFDFDIIVATPEMMAELGKIGKILGPKGLMPNPKTGTVTMDIAKALDEIKKGKVEYRTDKEGNVHSILGKVSFNEDNLMKNYTAILDVIKKAKPAVVKGTYIKNISISTTMGPGIKVLIES
- a CDS encoding HAD family hydrolase encodes the protein MKWWFSDYDGTINLTHNDYIDPRDLEFIKNWIKEGNKFAIATGRMEHEIQPVLEKAKIPYDYMICNNGAVIYEHGKGVIANASIPKESRKEIIDIFNSLKEKYILGYCLKDKRMSYSKVDQPEVYGNAFLKKYASTHNNFEQGNYDILNSEDLNLLYFFLAESEIEEVKKILAGKIKGCKAVRTHKNVIEIMREDVSKAYGIKVIQELNNFSSEEVYTSGDGENDIEMLEFTKNSFAMKNHQKGVDKAAKHIISNVFEIKNF
- the rplK gene encoding 50S ribosomal protein L11, giving the protein MAKRITRIAKLEFMAMQAKPGAELASLGINMPQFTQQFNDATKDRAGEVVPVVITAYDDKSFDFILKTTPAAFMLKKAAGIAKGSSKSGTETVATITAEDVKKIAEYKMVDLNANTIDAAMRIIEGSARNMGIKVTGMPEKEGK